In Silene latifolia isolate original U9 population chromosome X, ASM4854445v1, whole genome shotgun sequence, the following proteins share a genomic window:
- the LOC141618775 gene encoding uncharacterized protein LOC141618775: protein MVGEAEANNCFGSHASYDLWIWHAFFGTPGSLNDINVLQRSPLFNELLEESAPNLLISRLMVRSIIWDIIFDGIYPGWATFVKSINAPQIQKHRLFAARQESCRKDVERAFGVLQARFAFIKRPCLLWDPVMMGKVLMACIIMHNMIVEDERETYLNYESIIEEFKEDNPSSLTMTKMNIIVVEGRRKND, encoded by the coding sequence ATGGTGGGAGAAGCGGaagccaacaattgttttggaagTCATGCATCGTATGATTTATGGATATGGCATGCTTTCTTCGGTACACCAGGTTCGCTCAATGATATTAACGTTCTTCAACGTTCTCCATTATTTAATGAATTGTTAGAAGAATCTGCGCCAAATTTATTAATTTCACGATTAATGGTACGGAGTATAATATGGGATATTATCTTCGATGGTATATATCCGGGTTGGGCAACATTTGTTAAATCAATTAATGCTCCTCAAATTCAAAAGCATCGGTTATTTGCAGCTCGACAAGAGAGTTGTCGAAAAGATGTGGAGCGTGCTTTCGGTGTCCTACAAGCTCGATTTGCGTTTATCAAACGCCCTTGTCTTCTTTGGGATCCAGTTATGATGGGGAAGGTTCTCATGGCTTGTATTATTATGCATAATATGATAGTTGAAGATGAACGGGAAACTTATCTTAACTATGAAAGCATCATCGAAGAATTTAAGGAAGATAATCCGAGTTCACTCACGATGACCAAGATGAATATCATCGTCGTAGAAGGTCGACGCAAGAACGATTAA
- the LOC141618776 gene encoding uncharacterized protein LOC141618776, with translation MSDSTNNNIVDRNRLSDEEWEAEADERSESIQNLITQRIYEYVNRRVRQPNPSARRPRRNIERNREEGHNQLYNDYFMNPVYPPELFRRRFRMRKHVFMRLVDALSSSDRVFQQRQGGNGRPSFSPLQRCTAAIRVLAYGTSTDSLDEYLRMSDLTIRDSLKSFVEGVILNFGNEYLRRPNPDDLTRLLHMGSARISWYVG, from the coding sequence ATGTCCGACTCTACAAATAACAATATTGTTGATCGAAATAGGCTTTCCGATGAAGAATGGGAAGCCGAAGCCGATGAGCGATCTGAGTCTATACAAAACCTTATAACCCAACGTATTTATGAATACGTTAATAGAAGAGTACGTCAACCAAATCCTTCCGCAAGACGTCCTCGGAGAAACATCGAGAGAAATCGCGAAGAAGGTCACAACCAGTTGTACAACGACTACTTTATGAACCCGGTCTATCCACCTGAGCTATTTCGCCGCAGATTTCGCATGCGCAAGCATGTATTCATGCGATTAGTTGATGCTCTATCATCCAGTGATCGTGTTTTCCAACAAAGACAAGGTGGTAATGGGAGGCCTAGTTTCTCACCATTACAGAGATGCACGGCTGCTATAAGAGTTCTAGCATATGGTACGTCAACTGATTCATTAGATGAATATTTGCGTATGAGCGATCTGACTATAAGAGATTCTCTCAAGTCGTTCGTAGAAGGTGTGATACTCAACTTTGGGAACGAGTATCTACGTAGACCCAATCCCGACGACTTAACTAGATTACTCCATATGGGCAGTGCACGGATTTCCTGGTATGTTGGGTAG